A stretch of the Ornithodoros turicata isolate Travis chromosome 4, ASM3712646v1, whole genome shotgun sequence genome encodes the following:
- the LOC135392406 gene encoding uncharacterized protein LOC135392406 translates to MSNKNGKFLIRNVVLFSHGYCLFQNSARAQYTLKMLQSRRRRYLTRQCRMRAYLALVRHFFKTLQSRRRRYLTRQYQDQRLNVSKSYSIITIINDVHLQITGVRRHSVSAVSNDWKQKSF, encoded by the exons atgtccaacaAAAACGGTAAGTTTTTGATTCGCaatgtagttcttttttctcatgGATATTGTCTTTTTCAGAACTCAGCTCGAGCCCAATATACTTTGAAAATG ctccagagtcgccgccgccgatat CTTACACGCCAGTGTCGGATGAGAGCA tatttagctcTAGTCCGTCATTTTTTCAAAACG ctccagagtcgccgccggcgatat CTTACACGCCAGTACCAAGACCAACGCCTGAATGTAAGTAAAAGTTATAGCATaattacaataataaatgatgtTCACTTACAGATTACTGGGGTCCGTCGCCACAGT GTCAGTGCTGTGTCCAAC GATTGGAAACAAAAGAGTTTCTAA